GGGGCTCCCGGCGCTCCGGGCACGCCCCCCGGCGCGCCCCAGCCGCCCGGCCCGCCCGGCGCACCCCAGCCGCCCGGCCCGCCCGGCGCACCCCAGCCGCCCGGTCCGCCCGGTGCTCCGGGTACGCCTCCCGGTGGTGTGCATCACGCGGCGACGATGCTGGCCGACCCGAGCATGGGCGGCGGCCTGAAGCCGCCCGGCGCCCAGGGCGCACCCCAGCCCCCCGGTCCGCCCGGCGCTCCCGGCGCCCCCCAGCCTCCGGGCCCGCCCGGTGCCCCCGGCGCCCCCGGCACGCCCCCGCCCCCCGGCGGTGGCGGTGTCCACCACGCCGCGACCATGCTGGCCGGACCCGCGGTCGGCGGACCCGGCGCGCCCGGGATGCCGCCGCCGCCCGCACCGGGCCAGCACGCACCCGGACCCGGCGTACCTCCCGGCATGCCCGGTGCCCCCGGCGGTCAGCCGTACGGCTATCCGCAGCCGCCCACCGGTCAGCCCACCGTCGGCCCCGGCTACCAGGCCGTGCTGCGCTACCGCGCCGCCGACGGGTCCGAGCAGCAGCTCATCCGGCGCTCGGCGCCCGGTACGCCGCACCCGGAGTGGCAGATCCTGCACGAGCTGCGCGGCATGAACGTGCCGCCGCAGCAGGTGCTTGAGCTCCACACCGAGCTGGAGTCCTGCGAGCTGCCCGGCGCGTACTGCGCGCGGATGATCAGGGAGACCTGGCCGCAGGCGCGGATCACGTCGATCGCCCCGTACGGCAGGGACCACGCGTCCCGTCAGCAGGGCATGCAGCAGCTCCTCGCCCACCAGGGGGAGCTGCACCAGGTCGCGGACGGTCCCGCGAGGCCCGCGCCGGTGCGTGCCCCGTTGCAGCAGATGCCGCCCGCGCCGCCGATCCCGCCGGAGGGCGTCGCACAGGAGCTGGCCGCGGCCTTCGGACCCGGCATCTTCCGGTTCGACCAGCGGGCCGTCTCGCGGCAGGGCGTGCCGGACATCGTGGCGCACACCCTCGTCGTGGCGGGCCTGCCCGTCGACTTCGGGCCGTTCTTCTGGGCGCAGGCCCAGCCGGGCCGCCCCGTGCCGACGCTGGCCGAGCTGGCGCAGGAGCGGGGGGTGCAGCCCGCGTCGGACGCCGGGTCGTACCTGGTGATGGGCAGCGACTTCGGGCGTGCGCTGTGCGTGCAGTACGGCACGGCGAACATCGTGGCGGTGCCGGTGGAGGCCGGTCCCGGCGGCGCCCCCGTGCCGCCGCAGTTCGTGAACACGGGGCTGCCCGAGTTCGCGCGCTGCATGGCGCTGCTGGGCCGGATGTGGCGGCTGCGGTTCGGGCTCAACCAGGAGCAGGCCGGCCGCTGGACCGTCGACTTCCAGAACCAGCTGGCCGCGCTCGACCCGGCGGCGCTCGCGTCGCCGGAGAGCTGGTGGTCCGTGCTTCTCGAGCAGATGTGGGACGGGCTGCTGTAGCGCGCGGCGCGCACGTGACGACGAGGCGCCCGCCCCACCCCGTGCCCGGGGGTCGGGGCGGGCGCCTCGCCCATTCGGGGCGCGAGCGGCGGGAATGTCGCCCCGATTCCGACTTCCGGCGCCAATTGACGCATCCTTGACCGGGTGGAGTGGGCGGAGTGTCGCGTTATGAGCGCTTCCGCTTGATCCATCAAGATGTGCGCCAATCGCGCTGTACGCGTGCGGTACGTCGGAGAGGGGATCCAAGGATGAGCAGCAGCGGTGCATCGTCGTCGCCCTACGGCTTCGTCACCGTGCGGGGGCGCGGCTACCGTCCCGAGCAGGTCGAGGCGTACGCCGCCGGCCTCTCCCAGGACCGGGACGGGGCGTGGGAGCGCGCGGCCCGGCTCACCGTCCTCGCCAAGGACATGGAGGTGGAGGCGGAGCACCTGCGGGACGTGGTGTCGCGGCTCGCGCCCCAGACGTACGAGACGCTCGGCGAGCGGGCCCGCCAGATCCTGGCCCTCGCCGAGGCGGAGGCCGCCGCGGTACGGGAGAGCGCGGCGGCCGAGGCGCAGGCGGTGACGGAGGACGCGGAGGCGGGGGCGCGGGAGCTGCGGGAGTCCGCGCGCGCCCACGCCGAGCGGGTCGGCGCCGACGCGGAGGACCGGGCCGGGCGCCGGCTCCAGGCGGACCGGGCCACGGCCGACGAGATCAGGATCTCCGCCCGGCAGGACGTGAAGGCGTGGCGGGGCGAGGCGCTCGCGGCGCTGCGCGAGATGCGGCAGCGGTGCGAGGGGCTGCTCGCCGAGCAGGAGAAGGAGCAGGGCGAGCGGTGGGAGGCG
The window above is part of the Streptomyces venezuelae genome. Proteins encoded here:
- a CDS encoding cellulose-binding protein; protein product: MSSSGASSSPYGFVTVRGRGYRPEQVEAYAAGLSQDRDGAWERAARLTVLAKDMEVEAEHLRDVVSRLAPQTYETLGERARQILALAEAEAAAVRESAAAEAQAVTEDAEAGARELRESARAHAERVGADAEDRAGRRLQADRATADEIRISARQDVKAWRGEALAALREMRQRCEGLLAEQEKEQGERWEAAEREAAEREAASDAHYAERVAAAETRLSEAERAFAEAEESARHGQEDAEARGAEIVAEAVLCEERVTRETERILREHGERWDEVRAHMDHVRSSLATLTGRAPAEETP